ACACCGGTGAACGAGGATGCTGCCGACATGCTGCTGCGCTTGTCGCACGAGCACGCCGGCGCCCTCGAGGTTGTCGCGGTCGGACCGCTCACGAATCTTGCCGTTGCCCTGCAGCGAGATCCGTCGCTCGCTGAGCGCATTGCGCAGGTAACGGCGATGGGCGGGGCAGCTCTGGTTCCCGGCAACATTACGAGCGTCGCCGAAGCGAACATCGGCCACGACCCGGAGGCGGCGCAGGCTGTGGTGTCCGCGTCGTGGTCCGTGACGCTTGTTCCGCTCGACACGACGCTCGAGAACGTGCTTGAGGAGGCCGATCGCCTGCGGCTCTGCGCAGCCGAGCATCCGCTTGCCCGAGCCGTGGGCGAGATGCTCGACTACTACTTCGATTTCTACGTCGCCGAGTACGGTCGTCGGTGCAGTGCCATGCACGATCCGCTCGCGGCGGCGATCGCGGTGGGTGGGATGCTGCCGCGCGTTGCTCCGGCAGTGCCCGTCGAGGTGGATGTCACCGACGGCCCCGGGCGCGGCCAGACCGTGTGTGATCTGCGCGGTCAGCGGCAGGGCCCGGTGGATCACCCGGGGGCGAATGTGCGTGTCGTCCTCGAGACGGAGGGGCAGTTGGCGCCGCAGCTGCTCGAGCGTCTGCTGGCAATGCCGGTGCCGGCAGCGGCCGACAGGGTCGCGTAGCCCCACGCCCGTACGCCGGAGCGCATCCGGCGATCGACAGAAGGCTCACCCCGCAGCTGCTTGGGAGAACCTCTCGGCCAGCACGGAGAACGCATGGGCGAGTTCGGTGGGTTCGGCCGACTCGATCGGCACGTCAAAGCGGCCCATGGATGCTGCAAGAGCGCTCCATGACCACGACCCAGCCGTGAGGCGGCAGCGTCGCGCGCCGAGCTCCTCAACCGTTCCGTCCCCGACGAAGGGAGCGATTTCGGCCGCCGGGCTGTCGAGCACGACGGATCCCGTGCAGGGCCATGCATCAATGTGCTCGGAGCCTTTCAACCGAGCGGACACGAATGTCGAAACATCGCCGCCCGGCACGTCCCGCGGGATGAAGGGGAGCCGAGTCGGAAGGCGCGGCTGCATGCGG
This DNA window, taken from Paramicrobacterium agarici, encodes the following:
- a CDS encoding nucleoside hydrolase, with amino-acid sequence MPRPVYFDCDTGIDDSMALAYLLASPEIELVGIGAVHGNVSATQGGRNTLQLLQLAGRRDVPVAIGRNDPLVGEFDGGAPHVHGRNGIGEIEIPETDMTPVNEDAADMLLRLSHEHAGALEVVAVGPLTNLAVALQRDPSLAERIAQVTAMGGAALVPGNITSVAEANIGHDPEAAQAVVSASWSVTLVPLDTTLENVLEEADRLRLCAAEHPLARAVGEMLDYYFDFYVAEYGRRCSAMHDPLAAAIAVGGMLPRVAPAVPVEVDVTDGPGRGQTVCDLRGQRQGPVDHPGANVRVVLETEGQLAPQLLERLLAMPVPAAADRVA